A stretch of Camelina sativa cultivar DH55 chromosome 18, Cs, whole genome shotgun sequence DNA encodes these proteins:
- the LOC104763311 gene encoding uncharacterized protein LOC104763311 — protein sequence MGQDYSYSQPDSSDEYDRYSQDTEEREVEALIRMDEAESNLLNTQATLYPPQPEVEFGFPKVCYCGGQPILSSNENRRFFTCGNVDDGDMHIHKWWDAAVMEEISEMNRQRELLTEKVDSITFACDYDSHIRNETEQKIAQLEKIVFEQGKSRNKFRY from the exons ATGGGCCAAGACTACAGCTACTCTCAGCCTGATTCCTCAGATGAGTATGATAGATATTCGCAGGACACTGAGGAGAGGGAAGTAGAAGCTTTGATTCGGATGGATGAGGCTGAGAGTAACTTACTCAACACTCAGGCGACTCTATACCCTCCCCAACCTGAGGTTGAATTCGGATTCCCCAAGGTATGTTACTGTGGTGGTCAGCCTATTCTATCCTCAAACGAGAACAGAAG GTTCTTCACATGTGGGAATGTTGATGATGGCGATATGCATATCCACAAGTGGTGGGATGCAGCAGTCATGGAGGAGATAAGTGAGATGAACAGACAACGTGAACTGCTGACGGAGAAGGTAGATAGCATCACATTCGCGTGTGACTACGACTCACACATCCGTAATGAAACTGAGCAGAAAATAGCCCAGTTAGAGAAGATAGTGTTTGAGCAAGGGAAGAGCAGAAATAAGTTTAGATATTAA
- the LOC104760976 gene encoding non-lysosomal glucosylceramidase-like — protein sequence MSDVKIMDSGEDVKSFNSSDTTKVDPGVPASLTWQRKIDSDVKAPREFNLTPKEIFQLAPVGIRLWFLVREEAAKGRLAFIDPFSKHSVTSSHGVPLGGIGAGSIGRSFKGEFQRWQLFPPRCEDEPVLANQFSAFVSRANGKKKYSSVLCPKNPKLGKEESESGIGSWDWNLKGDKSTYHALYPRSWTMYEGEPDPELRIVCRQVSPFIPHNYKESSFPVSVFTFTLHNLGDTTADATLLFTWANSVGGDSEFSGGHYNSKIMMNDGVQGVLLHHKTANGLPSLSYAISAQSTDGVSVSTCPFFIVSGKQNGITAKDMWQVIKENGSFDHFEASEASMQSENGSSIGAAVAASVTVPPGESRIVTFSLAWDCPEVQFPSGKIYSRRYTKFYGNHGDAAAQIAHDAIFEHNQWESWIEAWQRAILEDKRLPEWYPITLFNELYYLNSGGTVWTDGSSPVHSLAGVREKKFSLDYSQLGLKNDATDVPRQNDTAISVLEKMSSTLEELHASTASNSAFGTKLLEEGEENIGHFLYLEGVEYRMWNTYDVHFYSSFALVMLFPKLELSIQRDFAAAVMLHDPTKVKTLTEGQWVQRKVLGAVPHDLGINDPWFEVNGYNLHNTDRWKDLNPKFVLQVYRDVVATGDKKFATAVWPSVYVAMAYMAQFDNDGDGMIENEGFPDQTYDTWSASGVSAYSGGLWVAALQAASALARVVDDKNSQDYFWSKFQKAKVVYEKQLWNGSYFNYDNSGSPYSSSIQADQLAGQWYARASGLLPIVDEDKARTALEKVYNFNVMKIKDGKRGAVNGMHPSGKVDTASMQSREIWSGVTYALSATMIQEGLVDMAFQTASGVYEAAWSEGGLGYSFQTPEAWNTNDEYRSLTYMRPLAIWAMQWALTKTSKEQQQLGLEPEQEPEPNSLMKHDIGFSRVSRLLNLPNETSPKSTLQTLFDYTCRRIMS from the exons ATGTCTGATGTAAAGATCATGGATAGTGGTGAAGATGTCAAATCTTTCAACTCTTCTGATACTACTAAA GTTGATCCGGGAGTACCTGCATCTTTGACATGGCAAAGAAAGATAGATAGTGACGTAAAGGCTCCTCGAGAATTCAATCTAACTCCTAAAGAGATTTTTCAACTG GCTCCTGTTGGCATTCGGTTATGGTTTCTTGTCAGAGAAGAAGCCGCTAAAGGAAGG TTGGCTTTCATAGATCCATTCTCCAAGCACTCTGTAACGTCTTCCCATGGTGTTCCACTTGGAGGTATTGG TGCTGGAAGCATAGGAAGGAGTTTTAAAGGTGAATTCCAGAGATGGCAACTATTCCCTCCAAGATGTGAAGATGAACCAGTTCTAGCAAATCAATTCTCA GCATTTGTTTCACGTGCTAATGGTAAAAAAAAGTACTCAAGCGTGTTATGTCCTAAGAACCCAAAGCTTGGCAA AGAAGAGTCAGAATCTGGAATTGGTTCTTGGGACTGGAATCTGAAAGGAGACAAGTCTACCTATCATGCTTTATACCCAAGGTCCTGGACAATGTATGAGG GTGAACCTGATCCAGAGCTTAGGATTGTATGTCGTCAAGTTTCACCTTTTATACCTCACAACTACAAAGAAAGCAGCTTTCCTGTGTCTGTTTTCACTTTTACA CTTCATAATCTCGGAGACACTACTGCGGATGCGACATTGCTCTTCACTTGGGCG aATTCTGTTGGAGGAGATTCAGAGTTCTCAGGTGGCCACTACAACTCCAAGataat GATGAATGATGGAGTCCAGGGTGTGCTTTTACACCATAA AACAGCAAACGGATTACCATCACTGTCATATGCGATTTCAGCTCAGTCCACCGATGGTGTTAGTGTGTCAACCTGCCCATTTTTCATAGTATCTGGAAAACAGAATGGAATCACAGCAAAAGATATGTGGCAAGTTATTAAAGAG AATGGTTCTTTTGATCACTTTGAGGCTTCTGAAGCGTCGATGCAGTCAGAGAACGGGTCATCGATTGGGGCAGCAGTAGCAGCCTCTGTAACAGTCCCACCGGGAGAGTCACGCATTGTCACATTTTCTCTGGCTTGGGACTGCCCTGAAGTGCAGTTTCCTAGTGGTAAAATATATTCTAG GCGTTACACAAAGTTTTATGGTAATCATGGTGATGCTGCAGCCCAAATTGCACATGATGCTATTTTTG AACATAATCAATGGGAGTCCTGGATAGAAGCTTGGCAAAGAGCAATACTTGAAGACAAAAGGCTGCCTGAATG GTACCCTATCACTCTCTTCAACGAGCTTTATTACCTTAATTCAGGAGGAACTGTTTGGACAG ATGGATCATCCCCAGTACATAGCTTGGCAGGAGTCAGAGAAAAGAAGTTCTCACTCGATTACTCCCAGCTCGGTCTGAAGAACGACGCTACTGATGTGCCGCGTCAGAATGATACAGCTATCTCTGTCCTTGAAAAAATGTCATCTACACTTGAGGAACTTCATGCATCAACAGCATCAAACTCTGCATTTGGCACTAAACTActcgaagaaggagaagagaacatTGGGCACTTCCTTTACCTAGAAGGGGTTGAATATCGTATGTGGAACACCTATGATGTTCATTTCTATTCATCTTTTGCACTAGTGATGCTGTTTCCAAAACTAGAACTTAGTATCCAAAGAGACTTTGCTGCTGCGGTGATGCTACACGATCCCACTAAAGTTAAAACTCTTACTGAGGGACAATGGGTTCAGAGGAAGGTTCTTGGTGCAGTTCCTCATGACTTAGGCATCAATGACCCTTGGTTTGAAGTCAATGGTTATAACCTTCACAATACAGATCGGTGGAAAGATTTGAACCCCAAGTTCGTCCTCCAAGTGTACCGGGATGTGGTTGCTACAGGCGACAAGAAGTTTGCAACAGCTGTCTGGCCCTCAGTGTATGTTGCAATGGCATATATGGCTCAGTTTGACAACGATGGCGATGGAATGATTGAGAACGAAGGATTTCCAGATCAGACTTACGATACATGGTCCGCGTCTGGTGTAAGCGCATACTCTGGTGGACTTTGGGTGGCTGCACTGCAAGCTGCATCAGCATTGGCACGCGTAGTTGATGACAAGAACTCTCAGGACTATTTCTGGTCAAAGTTTCAGAAAGCAAAGGTTGTATATGAGAAACAGTTGTGGAATGGTTCATATTTTAACTATGACAATAGTGGAAGTCCGTATAGCTCATCTATCCAAGCTGATCAACTAGCTGGTCAATG GTACGCGAGAGCATCAGGCCTTTTGCCTATTGTAGATGAAGACAAGGCAAGAACAGCTTTGGAGAAAGTTTACAACTTCAATGTGATGAAGATTAAAGATGGGAAACGTGGGGCTGTAAACGGTATGCATCCCAGTGGGAAAGTTGATACAGCGTCTATGCAATCACGAGAGATATGGTCCGGTGTTACATATGCTCTTTCTGCTACAATGATCCAAGAAGGTCTAGTTGATATGGCGTTTCAGACTGCAAGTGGCGTTTATGAAGCTGCTTGGTCTGAAGGCGGACTTGG TTACTCGTTTCAGACGCCTGAAGCTTGGAACACGAATGATGAGTATAGATCACTGACTTACATGCGTCCCCTTGCAATATGGGCTATGCAATGGGCACTAACAAAAACAAGTAAAGAACAGCAACAACTTGGTCTAGAACCAGAACAAGAACCAGAGCCTAACTCTTTAATGAAACATGATATCGGTTTCTCTCGGGTTTCTAGGCTTCTGAATCTACCTAATGAAACATCTCCAAAAAGCACACTCCAGACTTTGTTCGACTATACTTGCCGGAGAATTATGTCTTAG